One Bacteroidota bacterium DNA segment encodes these proteins:
- a CDS encoding CopG family transcriptional regulator, with protein MRESKVTVKIPRPLYRKIQQVVDGSGFNSPTDFIVFVLRDLMGDSSSTQVAPEEGVQGADFTQEELDDVRRKLENLGYL; from the coding sequence GTGAGAGAGTCCAAGGTCACCGTCAAGATCCCGCGTCCGCTGTATCGGAAGATCCAGCAGGTCGTGGACGGCTCAGGCTTCAACTCGCCCACGGACTTCATCGTCTTCGTGCTCCGCGACCTGATGGGGGATTCGTCCTCGACCCAGGTCGCACCCGAGGAAGGCGTCCAGGGCGCCGACTTCACCCAGGAGGAGCTCGATGACGTCCGGCGGAAGCTCGAGAACCTCGGCTACCTCTGA
- a CDS encoding porin family protein: MRVSHKALAPLSSLILLASCAATSAPISPTALALTTPLASPLAATPAPTASLTPVAPPEMAPAAATSTSYVPAFAPEPLAAPQRGYYDRDRRPDGPTAPHEEGRYTRPVSGRATFHFGGRRLDDSFKPTEEPGVFGVSINSVGSNRLGVEGGFQFAYDEERDVQIAGLGRSDLELSQAEIFLGLRAELTDGPVRPYLGVGGTWINTETRVRNGGDTGRQDSNDFGMYAQGGLEFDLTDTFFLGVNYRQTFDLSYDVDGTRFDGDYRQVTVSLGLSF, from the coding sequence ATGCGAGTCAGCCATAAGGCCCTGGCGCCCCTCTCTTCCCTCATCCTGCTCGCGTCGTGCGCGGCAACGTCGGCCCCGATCTCGCCGACCGCCCTCGCCCTCACGACTCCGCTCGCGAGCCCGCTCGCCGCCACCCCGGCACCGACCGCCTCCCTGACGCCCGTAGCGCCCCCGGAGATGGCTCCTGCCGCGGCCACATCGACGTCGTACGTCCCGGCCTTCGCGCCGGAGCCGCTGGCCGCGCCCCAGCGGGGCTACTACGACCGTGACCGGCGGCCCGACGGCCCCACGGCACCGCACGAGGAGGGCCGGTACACCCGCCCCGTCTCGGGCCGGGCGACGTTCCACTTCGGAGGCCGACGGCTCGACGACTCGTTCAAGCCCACCGAGGAGCCGGGCGTGTTCGGCGTCTCGATCAACAGCGTCGGCTCGAACCGGCTCGGCGTCGAGGGCGGCTTCCAGTTCGCCTACGACGAGGAGCGGGACGTCCAGATCGCGGGCCTCGGCCGCTCCGACCTGGAGCTCAGCCAGGCGGAGATCTTCCTCGGACTGCGCGCCGAGCTCACCGACGGTCCCGTCCGGCCCTACCTCGGCGTCGGCGGCACCTGGATCAACACCGAGACCCGGGTGCGGAACGGCGGTGACACCGGCCGGCAGGACAGCAACGACTTCGGCATGTACGCCCAGGGCGGCCTGGAGTTCGACCTGACCGACACCTTCTTCCTCGGGGTCAACTACCGGCAGACGTTCGACCTCAGCTACGACGTCGACGGCACCCGCTTCGACGGCGACTACAGGCAGGTCACGGTCTCGCTCGGCCTGAGCTTCTGA